Proteins encoded in a region of the Methanobrevibacter millerae genome:
- a CDS encoding 50S ribosomal protein L14 has product MKPLTSSVSKALPIGARLQCVDNTGAREIEIISVKGFKGVRRRLDVAGVGDLVVASVKKGTADMRREIVNAVVIRQKKEYRRADGLRVKFEDNAAVIITPEGILKGSEIRGPVAKEAADRWPSVGSAANILV; this is encoded by the coding sequence ATGAAACCATTAACATCTAGTGTATCTAAAGCATTACCAATTGGAGCAAGACTCCAATGTGTTGATAACACTGGTGCACGTGAAATCGAAATTATTTCCGTTAAAGGATTTAAAGGTGTAAGAAGGAGATTAGACGTTGCTGGTGTTGGAGATTTAGTTGTTGCTTCTGTTAAAAAAGGAACTGCTGACATGAGGAGAGAAATTGTTAACGCAGTAGTTATTAGGCAAAAAAAGGAATATAGGCGTGCTGATGGTCTTCGTGTTAAATTTGAAGATAATGCGGCTGTTATTATTACTCCTGAAGGAATATTAAAAGGGTCTGAAATTAGAGGACCTGTTGCTAAAGAAGCAGCTGACAGATGGCCTAGTGTAGGTAGTGCAGCAAATATTTTAGTATAG
- a CDS encoding acetyl-CoA carboxylase biotin carboxylase subunit produces MFEKVLIANRGEIAIRVMRACRELDMKSVAIYSDADKTSLYTNYADESYPLGNPSPAKSYLNIEKIINIALESGADAIHPGYGFLAENPKFGEECEKNGIKLIGPSGKVIHEMGDKITSKALMKKAGVPVIEGTPEGVQDIEEAKEIARNIGYPVIVKASAGGGGIGMRAVYEEEELVRAIESTQSVAATNFGDSTVFIEKYLEKPRHIEFQLLADEHGNVIHVADRECSIQRRHQKLLEEAPSPIMTEELREEMGGSAVKAAEYIGYTSAGTVEFLYDNGNYYFLEMNTRIQVEHPITELVTNTDLIKEQIRIAAGEELSYEQKDIQVTGHAIECRINAEDPLNDFSPNPGKITGYRSPGGPGVRLDSGVYMNYTIPTFYDSMISKLITYGRNREDAINRMKRALSEYIILGVKTTIPFHKAILRNPNFISGDLNTHFIDTYKKGIESEMNNVIAEDLEIVNKLKSTFMPGKKIAAISAAVGSYQNQAKSHIGKK; encoded by the coding sequence ATGTTTGAAAAAGTATTAATCGCAAATAGAGGAGAGATAGCTATCAGAGTTATGCGGGCTTGTCGTGAACTTGATATGAAAAGTGTAGCAATTTACTCTGATGCAGATAAAACTTCCCTTTATACAAATTATGCAGATGAAAGTTATCCTTTAGGTAATCCTTCACCTGCCAAATCATATTTAAATATTGAAAAGATTATCAATATTGCACTTGAATCTGGAGCTGATGCAATACATCCAGGATACGGATTTTTAGCGGAAAATCCTAAATTTGGGGAAGAATGTGAAAAAAATGGTATAAAACTTATTGGACCAAGTGGAAAAGTTATCCATGAAATGGGAGATAAAATCACATCCAAAGCTTTAATGAAAAAAGCGGGCGTACCGGTTATTGAAGGAACTCCTGAAGGAGTACAGGATATTGAAGAGGCAAAAGAAATAGCTAGAAATATTGGATATCCAGTAATTGTTAAAGCTTCCGCAGGTGGTGGAGGTATTGGTATGCGTGCAGTTTACGAAGAAGAAGAACTTGTACGTGCTATTGAATCTACACAATCTGTTGCAGCTACAAACTTTGGTGACTCTACAGTATTTATTGAAAAATACCTTGAAAAACCAAGACACATTGAATTCCAACTTTTAGCTGACGAGCATGGAAATGTCATTCATGTAGCGGACAGGGAATGTTCCATTCAAAGAAGACATCAAAAATTGCTTGAGGAAGCACCGTCCCCAATCATGACTGAAGAATTAAGAGAAGAAATGGGTGGAAGCGCTGTAAAGGCTGCAGAGTATATTGGATATACCAGTGCAGGCACAGTCGAATTTTTATATGACAACGGCAATTACTACTTCCTGGAAATGAACACACGTATTCAAGTGGAACACCCAATTACGGAACTTGTTACCAATACTGATTTAATCAAAGAGCAAATCAGAATTGCAGCAGGTGAAGAATTAAGTTATGAACAAAAGGATATTCAAGTAACCGGACATGCAATTGAATGTCGTATTAATGCAGAAGATCCATTAAATGATTTTTCACCAAATCCTGGTAAAATTACTGGATACAGGTCTCCTGGAGGTCCGGGCGTGCGTTTAGACAGTGGAGTGTATATGAATTATACTATCCCAACATTCTATGATTCAATGATTTCAAAATTAATTACCTATGGAAGAAATCGTGAAGATGCCATAAACAGAATGAAAAGAGCATTGAGCGAATACATTATTTTAGGTGTAAAAACTACAATTCCATTCCATAAAGCTATTTTAAGAAATCCAAACTTTATAAGTGGAGATTTAAACACACACTTCATAGATACCTACAAAAAAGGTATTGAAAGTGAAATGAATAATGTAATAGCTGAAGATTTAGAAATTGTAAATAAACTCAAATCAACATTCATGCCAGGTAAAAAAATTGCAGCAATTTCAGCAGCAGTAGGATCTTACCAAAACCAAGCAAAAAGCCATATTGGAAAAAAATAG
- the rpmC gene encoding 50S ribosomal protein L29: MAILRSKEIWDMEVDEIQEKLVELRTELSKNVSKSAAAGVNENPGKIRELKRTIARVLTILNEKQKEN; the protein is encoded by the coding sequence ATGGCGATTTTAAGAAGTAAAGAAATTTGGGACATGGAAGTTGATGAGATTCAAGAAAAATTAGTTGAACTCAGAACTGAATTATCCAAAAATGTTTCTAAAAGTGCAGCTGCCGGGGTTAATGAAAATCCTGGAAAAATTAGAGAATTAAAAAGAACAATTGCTCGTGTTCTTACAATATTGAATGAAAAACAGAAGGAGAATTAA
- a CDS encoding biotin--[acetyl-CoA-carboxylase] ligase, translated as MQNEIINILKKEEKFSDKTIEEIREVELNDFSDIIKEVGKQETEYLNRTEILDGLNTKTIGKELYLFKEVMSTNTVAKFLSENDVNNGTVIISEKQSGAKGRLGKSWESPLGGIWLSLVVKPNVDHSKIPMITLATGVAVVKTLERIGIENAEIKWPNDVMINDKKVCGILTEAITKFNSIESVIIGVGIDANFDVNVLSKELQEGTTTLDIELGHRVNENEIIRFFLEEFERIGILFEEGGFERILKEWRKYSYSIGKIVEVREPFSKSYDGYVLGISREGALVVEKIDGTLEKVISGECIIKK; from the coding sequence ATGCAAAATGAAATAATAAACATACTTAAAAAAGAAGAAAAATTTTCTGATAAAACCATCGAAGAAATTCGTGAAGTTGAATTAAATGATTTTTCAGATATTATTAAAGAAGTCGGCAAACAGGAAACAGAATATTTGAACAGGACCGAAATTTTAGATGGATTGAACACAAAAACTATTGGAAAAGAGTTATACCTCTTTAAAGAAGTGATGTCTACAAATACAGTAGCCAAATTCTTATCAGAAAATGATGTAAATAATGGAACTGTTATCATTTCTGAAAAGCAAAGCGGTGCAAAAGGCAGACTGGGAAAATCTTGGGAATCACCATTAGGAGGTATTTGGTTATCTCTTGTAGTTAAACCAAATGTAGACCACTCAAAAATCCCAATGATTACTCTTGCTACTGGTGTTGCTGTTGTTAAAACTCTTGAAAGAATAGGAATAGAAAATGCAGAAATCAAATGGCCAAATGATGTTATGATCAATGATAAAAAAGTCTGTGGAATTCTAACAGAAGCCATAACAAAATTCAACAGCATTGAAAGTGTCATTATCGGTGTCGGAATTGACGCTAATTTTGATGTGAATGTACTTTCCAAAGAATTGCAGGAAGGAACAACCACATTGGACATTGAATTAGGCCATAGGGTTAATGAAAATGAAATTATTAGATTCTTCCTAGAAGAATTTGAAAGAATTGGTATCTTATTCGAAGAGGGAGGATTTGAAAGAATCCTTAAAGAATGGAGAAAATATTCATATTCAATAGGAAAAATCGTAGAAGTAAGAGAACCTTTCAGCAAATCTTATGACGGATATGTTTTAGGTATTTCAAGAGAGGGTGCTCTAGTTGTAGAAAAAATTGATGGAACCTTAGAAAAAGTAATATCTGGAGAATGTATAATTAAGAAGTAA
- a CDS encoding 30S ribosomal protein S3: protein MIEKDFVTEGLRRTRIDEYLEKELERAGYGGMDVQITPLGTMVVVYAERPGMVIGRGGKNVRSITNTLKNEFGLDNPQIEVKEVAVPELNPKIMAYKIANMLQRGMHFRRVAYSTIRRIMGAGAQGVEVTISGKIRGSRSAVAKFVEGYIKKCGEPSIRLVEEGFATVQLKPGVLGIYVRIMPPETVLPDSVEILPPKMIIEEDGEEVIEEEIDVETEEVIEEEEIVEEIEDLEELEEVVEEEATEEVENDDS, encoded by the coding sequence ATGATAGAAAAAGATTTTGTCACAGAGGGCCTTAGAAGAACCAGGATTGATGAATACTTAGAAAAAGAACTTGAAAGAGCAGGATACGGAGGTATGGATGTTCAAATTACACCTTTAGGTACTATGGTTGTTGTTTACGCTGAAAGACCTGGTATGGTTATTGGTAGAGGTGGAAAAAATGTTAGGTCCATTACCAATACTCTTAAAAACGAATTTGGATTAGACAATCCTCAAATTGAAGTTAAAGAAGTTGCTGTTCCTGAACTTAACCCTAAAATCATGGCTTATAAAATAGCTAACATGTTACAAAGAGGTATGCACTTCAGAAGAGTTGCTTACTCCACTATTCGTAGAATTATGGGAGCTGGAGCTCAAGGTGTAGAAGTTACTATTTCTGGTAAAATCAGAGGTTCAAGATCTGCTGTTGCTAAATTCGTTGAAGGATACATTAAAAAATGTGGTGAACCTTCAATCAGATTAGTTGAAGAAGGTTTTGCAACTGTTCAATTAAAACCTGGTGTATTAGGTATTTATGTAAGAATTATGCCTCCAGAAACTGTATTACCTGATTCCGTTGAAATTCTTCCTCCAAAAATGATCATTGAAGAAGATGGTGAAGAAGTTATTGAAGAAGAAATCGATGTTGAAACTGAAGAAGTCATCGAAGAGGAAGAAATCGTCGAAGAAATCGAAGATTTAGAGGAATTAGAAGAAGTTGTCGAAGAAGAAGCTACTGAAGAAGTAGAAAATGATGATAGTTAA
- a CDS encoding 50S ribosomal protein L23, which yields MDSYSIIIKPHVTEKTMNLIDLNNEITFVVRRTANKGQIKRAFEELYEEKVARVNTHITTKGEKVAYIKLVEEEMAEELAVRIGVF from the coding sequence ATGGATTCATACTCAATTATTATTAAACCTCATGTTACTGAAAAAACCATGAATTTAATCGACTTAAATAATGAAATTACTTTTGTCGTACGTCGTACCGCTAACAAAGGCCAAATCAAAAGAGCTTTTGAAGAGTTATACGAAGAAAAAGTAGCTAGAGTTAATACTCATATCACTACTAAAGGTGAAAAAGTAGCATACATTAAACTTGTAGAAGAAGAAATGGCAGAAGAACTTGCTGTCAGAATAGGAGTATTCTAA
- a CDS encoding 50S ribosomal protein L2: MGKRLIHQRRGKGTPTHRVASHRFKDKIRYRSFDALEKEGSIKGKVIDIVHDPARTAPIAEVKFENGEKKYILAPESIQVDDEIECGISAPIKFGNTLPLAEIPEGTPIYDIENTPGDGGRFVRSSGTYASLITHDANQTVVELPSGELKYLNPNCRASIGVVAGGGRKDKPYLKAGKRWHALKAKGKKCMTVRGVAMNAVDHPHGGGNRQHPGRPTTISRHAPPGRKVGSIAARRTGLKR; the protein is encoded by the coding sequence ATGGGAAAACGATTAATACATCAAAGAAGAGGTAAAGGAACTCCTACTCATCGTGTTGCTTCTCATCGGTTTAAAGATAAAATTAGATACAGATCTTTCGATGCATTAGAAAAAGAAGGAAGTATTAAAGGTAAAGTCATTGATATTGTACATGACCCAGCAAGAACAGCTCCTATTGCAGAAGTAAAATTCGAAAACGGAGAAAAGAAATATATATTAGCACCTGAAAGCATTCAAGTTGATGATGAAATTGAATGTGGTATTTCTGCACCTATTAAATTTGGTAACACATTACCACTCGCTGAAATTCCTGAAGGTACTCCAATTTATGATATCGAAAATACTCCTGGAGACGGTGGTCGTTTCGTAAGATCTTCTGGAACTTATGCTTCTTTAATTACTCACGATGCAAATCAAACTGTTGTTGAATTACCATCTGGTGAATTAAAATATTTAAACCCTAATTGTCGTGCAAGTATTGGTGTCGTTGCTGGTGGAGGTAGAAAAGATAAACCTTATCTCAAAGCCGGTAAAAGATGGCATGCTCTTAAAGCTAAAGGTAAGAAATGTATGACTGTTAGAGGAGTAGCAATGAACGCAGTAGATCACCCTCACGGGGGAGGTAACAGACAACATCCTGGTCGTCCTACTACTATTTCAAGACATGCACCACCAGGAAGAAAAGTTGGTTCAATTGCAGCTAGAAGAACTGGATTAAAAAGATAG
- the rpl4p gene encoding 50S ribosomal protein L4 gives MKANVYSINGEVKEEIELPAIFDEVYRPDLIKRAVLSAQSARVQPWGNDPMAGKRTSAKGWGSGRGTARVPRIKNGSRAAFVPMAIGGRQAHPTRAEKNHHEKINIKERRFAIRSAIAATTNKELVEKRGHKVEDLEQVPIIVEDEISSVKTTKQTREIFQSLGVYDDIVRAKEGKRIRAGRGKTRGRKYKKVKGPLLVVGEDDGISLGARNHAGVDVVVVDNLNAELLAPGTHPGRLTIYTKSAVEKLGGLFQ, from the coding sequence ATGAAGGCTAATGTTTATTCTATTAATGGGGAAGTAAAAGAAGAAATTGAACTTCCAGCTATTTTTGATGAAGTTTACAGACCAGATTTAATTAAAAGAGCTGTTTTATCAGCACAATCCGCTAGAGTTCAACCATGGGGTAATGACCCAATGGCAGGTAAAAGAACTTCAGCAAAAGGATGGGGTTCTGGTAGAGGTACTGCTAGAGTTCCTAGGATTAAAAATGGTTCAAGAGCAGCTTTTGTACCAATGGCTATTGGTGGTAGACAAGCTCACCCAACAAGAGCTGAGAAAAATCATCACGAAAAAATCAACATAAAAGAAAGAAGATTTGCTATTAGATCAGCTATCGCAGCAACCACTAATAAAGAACTTGTTGAAAAAAGAGGACACAAAGTCGAAGATTTAGAACAAGTTCCTATTATTGTTGAAGATGAAATTTCTTCTGTTAAAACTACTAAACAAACTCGTGAAATCTTCCAAAGTTTAGGAGTTTATGATGATATTGTTCGTGCAAAAGAAGGAAAAAGAATAAGAGCAGGTAGAGGTAAAACAAGAGGAAGAAAATACAAAAAAGTAAAAGGACCTCTTTTAGTTGTCGGTGAAGACGATGGTATCAGCTTAGGTGCAAGAAACCATGCTGGTGTAGATGTTGTAGTTGTTGATAACTTGAACGCTGAATTATTAGCACCAGGTACTCACCCAGGAAGACTTACTATTTACACCAAATCTGCTGTAGAAAAGTTAGGAGGTTTATTCCAATAA
- a CDS encoding 30S ribosomal protein S17 produces the protein MVGLNVQEPETTCDDPNCPFHGTLPVRGQVLEGVVVSNKAERTISVERSYYKFIRKYERYEKRKSKINVHKPDCLDVNVGDSVKVAECRPLSKTKHFVLVEVKGE, from the coding sequence ATGGTTGGGCTTAATGTTCAAGAACCAGAAACTACATGTGATGATCCTAACTGCCCTTTCCACGGAACTTTACCTGTAAGAGGTCAAGTTCTTGAAGGTGTTGTTGTAAGTAACAAAGCTGAAAGGACCATTAGTGTTGAACGTAGTTACTATAAATTCATTAGAAAATATGAAAGATATGAAAAAAGGAAATCTAAAATCAATGTTCACAAACCAGATTGCTTAGATGTGAATGTTGGTGATTCTGTAAAAGTTGCAGAATGCAGACCATTAAGTAAAACTAAACATTTTGTTTTAGTTGAGGTTAAAGGAGAGTAA
- a CDS encoding 50S ribosomal protein L22: MANNKYAYNKEVDEAKTARAMAKSLKISPKHCVEICNAIRGMEVAKAKTYLEDVIEMKKSVPFKRHNRGVGHRKGQEGWASGRYPVKAAEQVLKVLENAEANAEYKGMDTEKLFIEHISSHRGIVIRGYIPRAFGRMTPFNTPTTHIQIVLQEAN; this comes from the coding sequence ATGGCTAATAATAAATATGCTTATAATAAAGAAGTTGATGAAGCAAAAACTGCACGTGCTATGGCAAAATCTCTCAAGATTTCCCCAAAACACTGTGTTGAAATTTGTAATGCAATTAGAGGAATGGAAGTAGCTAAAGCTAAAACTTATTTAGAAGATGTTATTGAAATGAAAAAATCTGTTCCTTTCAAAAGACACAATAGAGGTGTTGGACACAGAAAAGGTCAAGAAGGATGGGCTAGTGGTAGATACCCTGTAAAAGCAGCTGAACAAGTATTAAAAGTTTTAGAAAATGCTGAAGCTAATGCTGAATACAAAGGTATGGACACTGAAAAATTATTCATTGAACATATCTCAAGTCACAGAGGTATTGTAATTAGAGGTTACATCCCTAGAGCATTCGGTAGAATGACTCCTTTCAATACACCTACAACTCACATTCAAATAGTTTTACAGGAGGCTAACTAA
- a CDS encoding METTL5 family protein, with product MKKITRKKHLEMRIQSIPPHPKPKVELEQYSTPSVIASDLLWNALSLGDIENKDILDLGCGCGIFSIGSMLLGAKSATGIDIDNESLDLARRSADDMGLYNINYIEGDVLDLEDEFNADTIFQNPPFGSQKRADRGIDLGFVKKACDISPDVLYSFHMASTEEFLVNFYQNLSFNITHVFRYSFPIAKIYEFHTDESRNVDVIVIRATL from the coding sequence ATGAAAAAAATTACCCGCAAGAAACATTTGGAAATGAGAATTCAATCCATCCCCCCACACCCAAAACCGAAAGTGGAACTTGAACAGTATTCCACGCCTTCAGTTATTGCATCAGATTTGTTATGGAATGCTTTATCATTAGGGGATATTGAAAATAAGGATATTTTAGATTTGGGCTGTGGCTGCGGCATATTTTCAATAGGTTCAATGTTGCTTGGAGCAAAATCTGCAACAGGTATTGACATCGATAATGAGTCTCTGGATTTGGCCAGAAGAAGTGCTGATGATATGGGATTATATAATATAAATTATATTGAAGGTGATGTATTGGACTTAGAAGATGAGTTTAATGCAGATACAATATTTCAAAATCCTCCATTCGGATCTCAAAAAAGAGCTGACAGAGGCATTGATTTGGGTTTTGTTAAAAAAGCATGTGATATTTCGCCGGATGTTTTATATTCTTTTCACATGGCATCGACTGAAGAATTTTTAGTAAACTTTTATCAAAATTTGTCATTCAATATTACTCATGTTTTCAGATATTCTTTTCCTATTGCGAAGATATATGAATTTCACACGGATGAATCACGAAATGTTGATGTTATTGTCATAAGGGCAACATTATAA
- the yciH gene encoding stress response translation initiation inhibitor YciH: MSKICDVCGLPEELCVCEEIAREVQAVKVFTVRRRFGKLMTIIEGIDEHDIDIKELTKTLKAKCACGGTAKNSQIELQGDHKVKVKEVLSEMGFSSDTIEIRESKKNNKKRR; this comes from the coding sequence ATGTCAAAAATCTGTGATGTATGTGGGCTTCCTGAAGAACTTTGTGTCTGTGAAGAAATTGCACGTGAAGTTCAGGCTGTAAAAGTTTTTACAGTTAGAAGAAGATTCGGAAAACTCATGACTATTATCGAAGGTATCGATGAACATGATATTGATATCAAAGAGCTTACTAAAACTCTTAAAGCAAAATGTGCTTGTGGTGGAACCGCTAAGAATAGCCAAATAGAGCTTCAAGGTGATCATAAAGTTAAGGTTAAAGAAGTTTTATCTGAAATGGGTTTCTCATCTGATACAATAGAAATTCGTGAATCAAAGAAAAATAATAAAAAAAGAAGATAA
- the rpl3p gene encoding 50S ribosomal protein L3 produces MVRHHQPRKGSVAYSPRKRAAKETPRVKAWPQNDEPKLLGLAGYKVGMTHALVTDTDKNSPTNGMEVFTPVTVLEVPPVVVMGIRAYEKTSRGLKVITEVLADNLDEELSRKISLPKEYNKSEAIAKIQGVLDRTEDIKVLVHTNPKVTSVPKKKPDIFECGIGGANAEEKLNTALELLGNEVKASDILNEGQFVDAIATTKGKGFQGVVKRWNIRIQYGKATRSGKGRHVGSIGPWTPRRTMWTVAQAGQMGYHKRTEFNKKVLKIASADEVDQINPDGGFIKYGLVKNDYVLIKGSVPGPSKRLVILRQAIRPTKKSEDIPQINYISTKSKQGV; encoded by the coding sequence ATGGTAAGACATCACCAGCCAAGAAAAGGGTCTGTTGCTTATAGTCCAAGGAAAAGAGCAGCAAAAGAAACCCCTAGAGTTAAAGCTTGGCCGCAAAATGATGAACCAAAATTACTAGGCCTCGCAGGGTATAAAGTCGGTATGACTCATGCTTTAGTCACTGATACCGATAAAAACTCTCCAACTAATGGTATGGAAGTATTTACTCCAGTTACTGTTTTGGAAGTCCCTCCTGTCGTAGTAATGGGAATTAGAGCATACGAAAAAACTTCTCGTGGATTGAAAGTAATCACCGAAGTACTTGCAGATAATTTGGATGAAGAACTCTCTAGGAAAATTTCACTTCCTAAAGAATACAATAAATCTGAAGCTATTGCAAAAATACAAGGTGTTTTAGATCGCACAGAAGATATCAAAGTCTTAGTACACACCAATCCTAAAGTAACTAGCGTACCTAAGAAAAAACCAGACATATTTGAATGTGGTATTGGAGGCGCAAACGCTGAAGAAAAATTAAATACTGCTTTAGAATTATTAGGTAATGAAGTAAAAGCTAGTGACATATTAAATGAAGGTCAATTTGTTGATGCAATTGCAACTACAAAAGGAAAAGGATTCCAAGGTGTAGTTAAAAGATGGAATATTAGAATTCAATATGGTAAAGCTACTAGAAGTGGTAAAGGAAGACACGTTGGTTCAATTGGTCCTTGGACTCCAAGAAGAACTATGTGGACTGTAGCACAAGCAGGTCAAATGGGATACCATAAAAGAACTGAATTCAATAAAAAAGTTTTAAAAATTGCATCTGCTGATGAAGTTGATCAAATCAACCCTGATGGTGGATTTATTAAATACGGCCTTGTTAAAAATGATTACGTTTTAATTAAAGGTTCTGTTCCAGGACCATCTAAAAGGTTAGTTATTTTAAGACAAGCAATTAGGCCTACTAAGAAATCTGAGGATATACCTCAAATTAATTACATCAGTACAAAATCTAAACAAGGGGTATAA
- the rnp1 gene encoding ribonuclease P protein component 1: protein MITSKNLVHHEFIGLAVDVKSKSNKSLNLYGIIIDETKNTFKIESEGQEKIIPKKGSIFTFEIPSGEKVEVNGDILSIRPEDRIKKRFKKI from the coding sequence ATGATTACTTCAAAAAATTTAGTTCATCACGAGTTCATTGGATTGGCTGTTGATGTGAAAAGTAAAAGCAATAAATCTCTTAATTTATATGGAATTATTATTGATGAGACAAAAAATACATTTAAAATTGAATCTGAGGGTCAGGAAAAAATAATTCCCAAAAAAGGTTCAATTTTCACTTTCGAAATTCCATCTGGGGAAAAAGTTGAAGTGAATGGTGATATTTTGTCGATTCGTCCTGAAGATAGAATAAAAAAAAGGTTTAAAAAAATTTAA
- a CDS encoding putative RNA uridine N3 methyltransferase gives MYKDELSIFIPNSFLSESKDLKVRTYKVGILGRALAVFQADNVVIYNDDHMKNEDGESDGAFMAEVLRFMDTPQYLRKQAFPIKKELKHVGILPPLRTPHHPLKGQPDVGDYRQGFTVKRNNKGTFVDIGMDKLAFCKEQLSVKEIFDFKIAKIAKKEVIVTPDKPDDIYWGYNVISSNKSLKNSLKLIKPDLVIETTRYGDYIDSIFDELKHKVDESKSIAILFGGPYSSIQEDVSNPNWDLVKLNTIPGQGTETVRTEEAVVATLSLFNFMKY, from the coding sequence ATGTATAAAGATGAGCTATCTATATTTATTCCAAATTCATTTCTTTCTGAGTCTAAAGATCTCAAAGTTCGTACTTATAAAGTAGGGATTTTAGGCAGAGCTTTAGCCGTGTTTCAAGCAGATAATGTGGTTATTTACAATGATGACCATATGAAGAATGAAGATGGGGAAAGTGATGGAGCCTTTATGGCTGAAGTTTTAAGATTTATGGACACACCTCAATACTTGAGGAAACAAGCTTTTCCAATAAAAAAAGAACTCAAGCATGTAGGTATACTCCCACCACTAAGAACTCCGCATCATCCTTTGAAAGGTCAACCTGACGTCGGTGATTATAGACAAGGATTCACTGTTAAAAGAAACAATAAAGGAACTTTTGTTGATATAGGTATGGATAAACTTGCATTCTGCAAAGAGCAACTTTCTGTTAAAGAAATTTTTGACTTTAAGATTGCTAAAATAGCTAAGAAAGAAGTAATAGTCACACCTGATAAACCAGATGACATTTACTGGGGATACAATGTTATTTCCTCTAATAAGAGTCTTAAAAATAGCTTAAAATTAATTAAACCTGATCTTGTAATTGAAACTACAAGATATGGAGATTATATTGATTCTATTTTTGATGAATTAAAGCATAAAGTAGATGAATCTAAAAGTATTGCTATTTTGTTTGGTGGCCCTTATTCTTCAATTCAAGAAGATGTTTCAAATCCTAATTGGGATTTAGTTAAATTAAATACGATTCCGGGTCAGGGTACTGAAACTGTTAGAACTGAAGAGGCAGTTGTCGCTACGCTTTCTTTATTTAACTTTATGAAATATTAA
- the rpsS gene encoding 30S ribosomal protein S19, with the protein MARKVFKYKGYTLEELQEMSLEEVMKLYPARQRRSLKRGFLPRQQKVLDKMRKLNKEGTKDGRPVVVRTHCRDMIVIPEMVGTTFGIYDGHNFVEVKITPEMLGHYFGEYAPTRQRVQHGDPGMGATRSSMFVPLK; encoded by the coding sequence TTGGCAAGAAAAGTATTTAAATATAAAGGTTATACTCTTGAAGAATTACAAGAAATGTCTTTAGAGGAAGTAATGAAATTATATCCTGCAAGACAAAGAAGATCTTTAAAGAGAGGATTCTTACCAAGACAACAAAAAGTTTTGGATAAAATGAGAAAATTGAATAAAGAAGGAACTAAAGATGGTCGTCCTGTTGTTGTAAGGACCCATTGTAGAGATATGATTGTTATACCTGAAATGGTTGGAACCACTTTCGGTATTTATGATGGTCACAACTTTGTTGAAGTAAAAATTACTCCAGAAATGTTAGGTCATTACTTTGGTGAATATGCACCAACCAGACAAAGAGTTCAACACGGGGACCCTGGTATGGGAGCTACAAGATCATCTATGTTTGTACCACTTAAATAA